In Equus caballus isolate H_3958 breed thoroughbred chromosome 7, TB-T2T, whole genome shotgun sequence, one DNA window encodes the following:
- the ANGPTL8 gene encoding angiopoietin-like protein 8: MPMLMLCLLCALATVARPVSAAPRGGQEPAQQEELTLLFHGALQLGQALNGVFKTTEAQLMEAGHSLGLYGRALGLLGQEVSQGQDAARELRASLSELQTEENALQLQAEAAAQALGEAAQGQQELRESMQGLDARLRVARLGHARQELEALKARADKQSHIVWVLTGHVQRQRQEMAAQEHQLRQIQERLHTAALPA; the protein is encoded by the exons ATGCCCATGCTCATGCTCTGCCTGCTGTGCGCCCTGGCAACAGTGGCTCGGCCTGTCTCTGCGGCTCCCAGGGGCGGCCAGGAGCCAGCACAACAGGAGGAGTTGACCCTCCTCTTCCACGGGGCCCTGCAGCTGGGCCAGGCCCTCAACGGCGTGTTCAAGACCACGGAGGCACAGCTGATGGAGGCCGGGCACAGCCTGGGCCTCTATGGCCGTGCACTAGGGCTCCTGGGGCAGGAAGTCAGCCAGGGCCAGGATGCAGCCCGGGAGCTACGAGCAAGCCTGTCAGAGTTGCAG ACGGAGGAGAATGCTCTACAGCTGCAAGCAGAGGCCGCAGCCCAGGCGCTGGGGGAGGCAGCCCAGGGACAGCAGGAGCTGCGGGAGAGCATGCAGGGGCTAGATGCCCGGCTGAGGGTCGCCCGGCTGGGACACGCCCGCCAAGAACTGGAGGCCTTAAAG GCCCGCGCCGACAAGCAGAGCCACATCGTGTGGGTCCTCACGGGCCATGTGCAGCGGCAGAGGCAGGAGATGGCCGCCCAGGAGCACCAGCTGCGACAGATCCAGGAGAG GCTCCACACGGCGGCGCTCCCTGCCTGA